The nucleotide window TGAGATCGCGTAAGAGCATATGGCGCTCAGCATAACTAGTATTGTTAACCTTGGCTTACTCAATTGAAGATACGGATTAAGGTATGTTTTTATTATATCGACTTCTTTTGACGAACGTCTTGCATCCCTTTGAGCTTTTCTGGTTGCAGTAGGTACCGGCTTAATGGCGAAAGGTATATTTGCGTTTTCCTTTGTACTGCTACTAGTATCATTTGTACAACTGAGACTTTTTGTTGCCCTTTCAGTGATGGTTTCATGACGCTCCtgtgaaatatttgacGTGAACTCAATCGGCGATGTGTTCATGTGAGAATTCCTATTAGTTGCGTTAACTTTCATACCACGAACAATATCTATTCGAATGGTAGATAAGAACATTGAGCGCCTGTAAGGTAATGATTTTATACTCCTAATTGTGAAGCCTCCCATTATGCATTGAGACTGAGCTGGGGCAAACATAGTGAACACTACCAGTGAATTGCCAATTAGTAAAGCAGTGCTCTATGTTGGTGTGGTAAAATCTCTCAGGCACTGTTGAAAGTACGAATTTTAGTCtagtttttcattatcagcACGGTAAGATTTAAATTTTTACCTTTATGATGGATGGTTGTCAGAAAAAATAGGCTCcaaaaaactaaaaaaaaattacttTTCTAATTTATGTATCTATTTGCTTATGTAGCCGCTACTGCagtttcatcatctttattgACAAACTTATCTTCCTCAGAGACCTCAGTTTCATACTcttttgctcttttttcttgaatctttttaTTCTGTATTTTGTTCTCAATCAAGTCATCAAATGCAATTATCGATCTCACCATGTTACTAATATATATGATCATTAGTTCGTCATTAGTCTTGATTGTAAGCGCTTTCTGTAAATTATTTGAGGTCTTGATGACATCTGCATTTTTTGCACTCATCTCATCCTCGTTTGGCGATCCTAAATTGGGCAAAAGGTTGAAAACGTCCTGCAATTTCCCTAAAATAATGTGATTAACCGGTAGCTTGCCATTGATTACTTTATCCAAATATGCAACGACGTCGCCCAGCTTCCTCTGCAGCCCCTTCAAcgatttcaattgattGGTCAATCTGATTGACAGTCCTCCCGCGGCCTGGTCACGCACGTCTCTCAAAAGATGCTCTACACCAATCTCTTCAGCCTCCTCCGCTTCCACCGAGCATGGCAGATGAATGAAAGTCTTCTCCGTCGACGTACCATCATCCTTAACTTGCTCCTTGGCCACATATGCATCTGTTGGCAGCCCAACGCCTTCCTGTTTTACGTCCACGATCAGCAGCAGCGATTCTGTCGCGCAGTATTTCTTGAACAGCTCGTTGATCTTGAGATCGGACGCCTTGAGCTTCGGTCCGCTGTGATACCACCCTACTAACTTTTCCTTCGCATTGATTTTCTTGCACATCTCATTCATGTTCTCTATATAATTGTGATCCAGGAACCACACATCtggatttttttcatcttcctcgAACGGTAGAGCAAACGAGTTGGTCACTCTTAGCGTGCTACCTGTAGCATCACCTAAAATTACACCAACGCATCTTTTCCCCTCCGGAGTATTGGTACGCTGGTAGTGGTCTAGTACCGACAACAGCACCAGCGGAGCAACGGTAACTCTTTCATGTGCAGCAGACATGGTAGTGTAGCAGGTGAATGGTTCAACAGGTGAATGGTTCAACAGGTGAATGGTTCAACAGGTGAATGGTTCAACAGGTGAATGCGTCAATTTCTTCTACGACTACTCAATTCAATAATCCTTGTTTGCCACCGATAGCCATGAGATCCTTTTCAGACCTTAAAACAGTCAAGTTACTTTCGTCTAACAGGTAGAAAAGAGCCTGCCGTCCATGATGATACTCGAGCTCCATAAAATGAATCGAAGTGTTGTGCAGTCCGGGTAACCTTTGGCGGCTCTCGTTCCCAGCT belongs to Zygotorulaspora mrakii chromosome 1, complete sequence and includes:
- the RPN8 gene encoding proteasome regulatory particle lid subunit RPN8 (similar to Saccharomyces cerevisiae RPN8 (YOR261C); ancestral locus Anc_8.711), which produces MSAAHERVTVAPLVLLSVLDHYQRTNTPEGKRCVGVILGDATGSTLRVTNSFALPFEEDEKNPDVWFLDHNYIENMNEMCKKINAKEKLVGWYHSGPKLKASDLKINELFKKYCATESLLLIVDVKQEGVGLPTDAYVAKEQVKDDGTSTEKTFIHLPCSVEAEEAEEIGVEHLLRDVRDQAAGGLSIRLTNQLKSLKGLQRKLGDVVAYLDKVINGKLPVNHIILGKLQDVFNLLPNLGSPNEDEMSAKNADVIKTSNNLQKALTIKTNDELMIIYISNMVRSIIAFDDLIENKIQNKKIQEKRAKEYETEVSEEDKFVNKDDETAVAAT